In Mixophyes fleayi isolate aMixFle1 chromosome 4, aMixFle1.hap1, whole genome shotgun sequence, the following proteins share a genomic window:
- the TMEM213 gene encoding transmembrane protein 213 produces MYSCRGRGSVTQVAPPTSLLLSSQDVTAQKHQISVRTLCSVPNMKICLSVLLLLLLCYVQVYGSASNGTVQSLLQCPENDICDVASRCCMSGMDSYGWIAAAVGWSLWFFTLILFCIGKVMNLRPNEPKYQQT; encoded by the exons ATGTACagctgcagggggcggggctctgtcACCCAggtggctcctcccacttctCTGCTCCTGAGCAGCCAGGATGTTACTGCTCAGAAACATCAGATCAGTGTAAGGACTCTGTGCAGTGTCCCCAATATGAAGATCTGTCTATCTGTTCTGCTCCTGCTTCTCCTATGTTATGTCCAGGTGTACGGATCAG CGTCCAATGGTACAGTACAGAGTTTGCTGCAGTGTCCGG AAAATGACATTTGCGACGTGGCGAGCCGGTGTTGTATGTCGGGGATGGACAGTTACGGTTGGATCGCAGCCGCCGTTGGCTGGAGCTTGTGGTTCttcaccctcatcctcttctgcATTGGTAAAGTTATGAACTTGCGCCCAAATGAACCCAAATACCAACAGACATAA